One window from the genome of Yarrowia lipolytica chromosome 1B, complete sequence encodes:
- a CDS encoding uncharacterized protein (Compare to YALI0B21890g, weakly similar to DEHA0E09339g Debaryomyces hansenii IPF 12176.1) → MNTQVSLYDEELRIVSISWDVYPLLSSAVTQLILKTHKSKSPSPLVPSSSAHHHMNLEDSVSSTASSQCHSRHSSVSMSSLESTEPFLNVSFTPVECSLIIADSIMEELLTPLLNMLDTKTRDEVRVSREMYVAIQVDGDGLDNGGRVVDLTAPLSKAGIPIFFLTTYFSDFVMVPLSARSRVVQALEERGFFFNNMNNSYVSITNLNHSKLTSALMPLAEPHTEADRTITEASLSMASSSLFASLKVSPQFYDHTKVVLVGARHKRVEDNELLFFKISKMLLNPPKFFSISVGPDGEMSLLLESKDTGSFSPMDVVGSMDEYMIPTCFDLSHLPEDATGIVAGVASCLVDEPIQMGYLSTAQSGIVMVAEEDLAYAKRVLGGRSGSASPA, encoded by the coding sequence ATGAACACCCAGGTCAGTCTGTACGACGAAGAGCTGAGGATCGTCTCCATCTCGTGGGACGTGTATCCACTGCTGTCGTCAGCCGTGACTCAGCTGATCCTCAAGACCCACAAATCAAagtctccatctccactggtgccttcttcatctgcCCACCATCACATGAACCTGGAAGACTCTGTGTCGTCCACAGCGTCGTCCCAGTGCCATTCCCGCCACTCGTCCGTGTCCATGTCGTCGCTAGAGAGCACAGAGCCGTTTCTGAACGTGTCTTTCACCCCAGTCGAATGCTCTCTCATCATTGCTGATTCGATAATGGAAGAACTGCTCACACCCTTGCTCAACATGCTggacacaaagacaaggGACGAGGTAAGAGTTTCACGTGAAATGTACGTGGCCATCCAGGTTGACGGAGACGGACTCGACAACGGAGGAAGGGTGGTGGATCTGACTGCCCCCTTGTCTAAGGCAGGTATCcccatcttcttcctcaCCACATATTTCTCCGACTTTGTCATGGTGCCGCTGTCGGCACGGTCACGGGTGGTTCAGGCGCTTGAAGAGCGtggtttcttcttcaacaacatgaACAACTCATATGTGTCCATCACAAACCTCAACCACAGCAAGTTGACCAGTGCGCTCATGCCTCTGGCCGAGCCGCACACCGAGGCCGACCGAACTATCACAGAGGCATCACTTTCAATGGcttcgtcgtcgctgtTTGCCTCCCTTAAGGTCTCGCCTCAATTCTACGACCATACAAAGGTAGTTCTCGTGGGAGCCCGACACAAGCGAGTGGAAGACAATGAGCTGCTGTTCTTCAAAATATCCAAAATGCTGCTCAACCCTCCAAAGTTCTTCAGCATCTCTGTGGGACCAGACGGAGAAATGTCTTTACTACTTGAAAGCAAAGACACGGGCTCATTTTCGCCCATGGACGTGGTGGGATCCATGGACGAATACATGATTCCCACCTGTTTCGATCTGTCCCATCTGCCCGAAGACGCCACCGGTATTGTGGCTGGTGTGGCCTCTTGTCTGGTAGATGAGCCGATCCAGATGGGCTATCTCAGTACTGCTCAAAGTGGTATTGTCATGGTagccgaggaggacttGGCGTATGCCAAACGAGTTCTGGGCGGTCGCAGTGGATCTGCCAGTCCCGCTTAA
- a CDS encoding uncharacterized protein (Compare to YALI0B21912g, no similarity), with protein MSRYCGPSATDTVYIYQIPPLKSAKAGYLSADWPLESPIWTGSLEVVETEVQNKEETNNVECSIVLKDTKTDEIFAQAPYHVDGSGLTPVSDSSRYHAIRVQGEGGQTAILGLGFPDRSAGFDFNVALQDFRKHATPIEVSKKSYKLPDKVVDEPAADVAIPILAPPPRRATMEEEEEEEEEDDDDFGDFVGDNQ; from the exons ATGTCACGTTACTGCGGACCATCAGCT ACCGATACGGTCTACATCTACCAGATTCCGCCACTCAAGAGCGCCAAGGCCGGCTACCTCAGCGCAGATTGGCCACTCGAAAGCCCCATCTGGACTGGCAGcctggaggtggtggaaacGGAGGTGCAaaacaaggaggagaccaacAATGTCGAGTGCTCGAttgtgctcaaggacacAAAGACAGACGAAATTTTTGCCCAGGCACCATACCACGTGGACGGCAGTGGTCTGACGCCTGTGTCTGACTCATCTCGATATCACGCCATTCGAGTCCagggagaaggaggccagACAGCTATTTTGGGACTCGGGTTTCCAGACCGATCGGCAGGGTTCGACTTCAACGTGGCATTACAGGACTTCCGGAAACATGCCACACCAATTGAGGTGTCCAAAAAGAGCTACAAGTTGCCCGACAAGGTGGTTGACGAACCGGCTGCAGACGTGGCTATTCCTATTCTAGCTCCTCCGCCAAGGAGAGCCActatggaggaggaagaggaagaggaggaagaggatgacgacgactttgGAGATTTTGTCGGAGATAATCAATAG
- a CDS encoding uncharacterized protein (Compare to YALI0B21978g, similar to Saccharomyces cerevisiae IFM1 (YOL023W); ancestral locus Anc_1.364, weakly similar to uniprot|P25038 Saccharomyces cerevisiae YOL023w IFM1 translation initiation factor 2 mitochondrial) yields MLSRSLWRARGFHSSVQVAAKLGSSRFRKTEPAVPAPVKEAPSVDQAKALSRNQPRSQGQNQGQNSNQNQPRGQNQRGGQNRNNNNGNKNNQGTNQGQNQGQNQNRNQNRNNNNNNNNNNRQQRSQKPTINLAQAETPSLMKIMRKQEEARAKKSFNTPNMSGPGEKKGGEGGKKSHEAGKKGEEKPKNVFLRHEDFVVATPKTVPPPPVKEKKVKEIEIVRPRLAIPSFVSISNLATILQVSLETLSSTMVELGFDQETTDHNHVLDGETAQLIADDLGFDVYTNETQGVDLFLAPKPSADEKSKLPLRPPIVTIMGHVDHGKTTLLDYIRKSSVAEKEHGGITQHIGAFSVKAPKSGKQITFLDTPGHAAFLKMRERGATVTDIVILVVAGDDSVMPQTKEAIKHVHAAGVELVVAINKCDKESVTEETIQKVYSDLGANEVYVEDYGGDIACVQVSGKSGLGVDTLEETLVAISEVLDLRSSPTAKVEGIVLESQVKKGVGATATVLVHNGTLKPGQVICAGTVFCKVKAMKDSSNKVIKEAGPGTPVEVTGWKELPASGDQVLQAESEQQAKQVAENRQKRAQLMQQMDDIKIINEKRKQQKIDQEAEEKRLERAKLGLPPIEEDEPEAKCQLAHFIVRGDVHGSVEAVSESIADIGNDEVHVNILSRSVGPPTANDVEIARTANASLLLFNVKPTRDVILKARQAGVPIIEQTIIYRVIEHVTEHVTSLLPKIIRDKEIASAQVKDIFEISIAKKKVKIAGCRVTMGPLRRSHTVKVMRDGEEVFRGTVSSLKHNKDDVTEMAKGQECGIALEKWDELESGDIIIAVEDEEVPRYL; encoded by the coding sequence ATGTTGAGTAGAAGTTTGTGGAGAGCCCGGGGATTCCACTCCTCGGTACAGGTTGCAGCCAAGCTCGGCTCCTCGCGTTTCCGAAAGACCGAGCCAGCAGTCCCGGCTCCTGTCAAGGAAGCTCCCTCTGTGGATCAGGCGAAGGCTCTGTCGCGAAACCAGCCTCGAAGTCAGggccagaaccagggccagaatTCGAACCAGAATCAACCCAGAGGTCAGAACCAGCGAGGTGGTCAGAACCGAAACAATAACAACGGCAACAAGAACAATCAAGGTACCAACCAAGGTCagaaccagggccagaaccagaaccgGAACCAGAAtagaaacaacaacaacaacaacaacaataacaACCGACAACAAAGATCTCAGAAGCCGACTATCAATCTTGCCCAAGCTGAGACGCCGTCGCTGATGAAAATTATGAGaaagcaggaggaggcccgTGCAAAGAAGTCATTCAATACCCCCAATATGTCTGGTcctggagagaagaagggagGAGAGGGAGGAAAGAAGTCACATGAAGCTGGAAAGAAGGGGGAagagaagcccaagaacGTGTTCCTGAGACACGAAGACTTTGTTGTCGCTACACCAAAGAcagttcctcctcctccagtcaaggagaagaaggtgaaggAAATTGAGATTGTGCGTCCACGATTGGCTATTCCTTCCTTCgtttccatctccaacttgGCCACTATTCTGCAGGTTTCCCTTGAGACTCTCTCCAGCACAATGGTGGAGCTTGGATTCGACCAGGAAACCACTGACCATAACCATGTGTTAGACGGTGAAACTGCCCAGCTGATTGCTGACGATTTGGGCTTCGATGTGTACACCAATGAGACTCAGGGAGTCGATTTGTTCCTTGCCCCCAAGCCCTCTGCTGACGAAAAGTCGAAGTTGCCTCTGAGACCTCCGATTGTGACGATCATGGGCCATGTTGACCATGGTAAGACCACTTTGCTCGATTACATTCGAAAGTCGTCCGTGGCCGAGAAGGAACATGGAGGTATCACGCAGCATATTGGCGCCTTCTCTGTTAAGGCTCCCAAGTCCGGCAAGCAAATCACCTTTCTTGATACCCCTGGTCACGCTGCTTTCCTGAAAATGCGAGAACGAGGAGCTACCGTTACCGATATTGTTATTCTGGTCGTTGCAGGAGACGATTCTGTCATGCCTcagaccaaggaggctaTCAAACACGTTCATGCCGCGGGTGTCGAACTTGTGGTTGCCATCAATAAGTGCGACAAGGAGTCTGTTACCGAAGAGACCATCCAGAAGGTCTATTCTGATCTCGGAGCCAATGAGGTGTATGTCGAGGACTATGGAGGAGACATTGCATGTGTCCAGGTTAGTGGAAAGTCTGgtcttggagttgacaCTCTGGAGGAAACTCTGGTTGCTATTTCCGAGGTTCTGGATCTGCGATCTTCGCCCACCGCCAAGGTCGAGGGCATTGTTCTCGAGTCCCAGGTCAAGAAGGGTGTTGGAGCCACTGCAACTGTTCTTGTCCACAACGGTACTCTCAAGCCCGGCCAGGTCATCTGTGCAGGCACCGTCTTTTgcaaggtcaaggccatgaaggactcctccaacaaggTTATCAAGGAGGCCGGTCCTGGTACTCCAGTGGAGGTAACAGGTTGGAAGGAACTTCCTGCCTCTGGAGACCAGGTTTTGCAGGCCGAGAGTGAGCAGCAGGCCAAGCAGGTGGCCGAGAATCGACAGAAGCGAGCTCAGCTCATGCAGCAGATGGACGATATCAAGATCATCAACGAGAAGCgaaagcagcagaagattgaccaggaggccgaggagaagcgtCTGGAGCGAGCCAAGCTCGGTCTTCCTCCtattgaggaggatgagcCCGAGGCCAAGTGCCAGCTGGCTCACTTTATCGTTCGAGGAGACGTCCATGGATCAGTTGAGGCTGTTTCCGAGTCCATTGCCGATATCGGTAACGACGAGGTCCACGTCAATATCCTGTCTCGATCTGTGGGCCCTCCTACTGCCAACGATGTTGAAATTGCCAGGACTGCGAACGCTTCTCTGTTGTTGTTCAACGTCAAGCCCACCAGGGACGTGATTCTCAAGGCTCGTCAGGCAGGCGTGCCAATCATCGAGCAGACCATCATTTACCGTGTAATTGAGCACGTAACCGAACATGTGACCTCACTGCTCCCCAAGATCATCCgagacaaggagattgctTCTGCTCAGGTGAAGGATATCTTTGAGATTTCcatcgccaagaagaaggtcaagaTTGCCGGTTGCAGAGTCACCATGGGTCCTCTACGACGATCTCACACCGTCAAGGTGATgcgagatggagaggaggtgtTTCGAGGCACCGTTTCGTCTCTGAAGCACAACAAGGATGACGTTACTGAGATGGCCAAGGGCCAGGAGTGTGGTATTGCTCTTGAAAAGTGGGACGAACTTGAATCTGGCGACATTATCATTGCCgtcgaggacgaggaggtgcCAAGATACCTCTAG
- a CDS encoding uncharacterized protein (Compare to YALI0B22000g, no similarity), translating to MWDWLTTFFKTIWRWLTKFFSFVWSWLSVCLDIALVVLVFVYTGAGIYSLFAYARTRCTHKDYNAWGSRSPIQAFVAWLTLYRFPLSQGAHWYSPTRLIAYMALFYVCLNIVECLAWSFRHTQMINSFDDGTYYEHFPQEADEEEEDDEMRRVPPRFGTSEWNLLVHVGFLVWLVLS from the coding sequence ATGTGGGACTGGCTCACTACGTTTTTCAAGACCATTTGGCGATGGCTGACCAAATTCTTCTCCTTTGTTTGGTCATGGCTTTCTGTCTGTCTGGACATTGCTCTAGTGGTCctggtgtttgtgtacACTGGGGCTGGCATCTACAGTCTGTTTGCGTACGCGCGAACACGATGCACACACAAGGATTACAACGCCTGGGGCTCTCGGTCGCCTATTCAGGCTTTTGTTGCATGGCTGACTCTCTACCGGTTCCCTCTGTCGCAGGGCGCCCACTGGTACAGCCCCACGCGGCTCATAGCGTACATGGCGCTGTTCTACGTGTGTCTCAACATTGTCGAGTGTTTGGCCTGGAGTTTCCGACACACCCAGATGATCAACTCATTTGATGACGGCACTTACTATGAACATTTTCCCCAGGAAGcagatgaggaggaggaagacgacgagATGCGACGAGTTCCCCCCCGGTTTGGCACCAGTGAATGGAACTTGCTGGTACACGTTGGATTTCTGGTTTGGTTGGTGCTGAGCTAG
- a CDS encoding uncharacterized protein (Compare to YALI0B22066g, highly similar to uniprot|P05030 Saccharomyces cerevisiae YGL008c PMA1 H+-transporting P-type ATPase major isoform plasma membrane), whose product MSANPSLDPAQLPQEHPIEEKAPAPPAPPAGGLDDEPDDDMDALIEELQSDAGDDIFGEDADDAEEGASAKPVPEELLQTDPSVGLTSDQVLQRRKKYGLNQMSEEQENLILKFIMFFIGPIQFVMEGAAILAAGLEDWVDFGVICGLLMLNACVGFIQEFQAGSIVEELKKTLALGAVVVRDGRDVEIEAPEVVPGDILKLEEGTIIPADGRIVTPDCFLQIDQSALTGESLAVDKHFGDNTFASSSVKRGEGFMIVTSTGDNTFVGRAAALVNKASGGQGHFTEVLNGIGTTLLVLVIITLLVVWISTLYRSVPIVEILRYTLAITIVGVPVGLPAVVTTTMAVGAAYLAKKEAIVQKLSAIESLAGVEILCSDKTGTLTKNKLSLAEPFTVEGVDADDLMLTACLAATRKAKGLDAIDKAFLKSLKMYPRAKSTLTKYKVVEFHPFDPVSKKVVAVVESPAGERIICVKGAPLFVLKTVEEDHPIPEQILNDYKAKVADFASRGYRSLGVARKRGEGHWEILGIMPCMDPPRHDTFKTVQEAKQLGLSIKMLTGDAVGIAKETSRQLGLGTNIYDADRLGLGGGGDMPGSEVYDFVEAADGFAEVFPEHKYNVVEILQQRGYLVAMTGDGVNDAPSLKKADTGIAVEGASDSARSAADIVFLAPGLSAIIDALKTSRQIFHRMYSYVVYRIALSLHLEIFLGLWIAILNESLDIDLIVFIAIFADVATLAIAYDNAPYSPKPVKWNLPKLWGMSIVLGVVLAVGTWITLTTTFVNNGGIIQNFGVRDPILFLQISLTENWLIFITRANGPFWSSIPSWELAGAVFIVDMVATVFCLWGWFIGGQTSIVTVVRVWVFSFGIFCICGGLYYVMQGSVGFDRLMNGQPMKEKPKQRSLEDFVVAMQRVSTQHEKAA is encoded by the coding sequence ATGTCCGCCAACCCTTCCCTGGACCCTGCTCAGCTCCCCCAGGAGCACCccattgaggagaaggctccCGCCCCTCCCGCTCCCCCCGCCGGTGGCCTCGATGACGAGCCCGATGATGATATGGACGCCCTCATTGAGGAGCTCCAGTCTGATGCCGGAGATGACATTTTCGGTGAGGACGCCGACGACGCCGAGGAAGGTGCCTCCGCCAAGCCCGTTCCCGAggagcttctccagaccgACCCCTCCGTCGGTCTTACCTCCGACCAGGTCCTTCAGCGACGAAAGAAGTACGGTCTCAACCAGATGtccgaggagcaggagaacCTCATCCTGAAGTTCATCATGTTCTTCATCGGTCCCATTCAGTTCGTCATGGAGGGTGCCGCTATTCTCGCCGCCGGTCTGGAAGATTGGGTCGATTTCGGTGTTATTTGCGGTCTTCTGATGCTTAACGCCTGTGTCGGTTTCATCCAGGAATTCCAGGCTGGTTCTATTGttgaggagctcaagaagactCTTGCCCTCggtgctgttgttgttcgAGACGGTCGTGATGTTGAGATTGAGGCTCCCGAGGTTGTCCCCGGTGATATCCTCAAGCTCGAGGAGGGTACCATTATCCCCGCTGATGGCCGAATTGTCACCCCCGATTGTTTCCTCCAGATTGATCAGTCCGCTCTTACCGGTGAGTCTCTTGCCGTCGATAAGCACTTTGGCGACAACACCTTTGCCTCTTCTTCCGTCAAGCGAGGTGAGGGTTTCATGATTGTTACCTCCACTGGTGACAACACCTTCGTCGGTCGTGCCGCTGCTCTTGTCAACAAGGCCTCCGGAGGCCAGGGTCATTTCACTGAGGTCCTCAACGGTATCGGAACAAcccttcttgttctcgttATCATCACCCTTCTTGTTGTCTGGATCTCCACCCTTTACCGATCTGTCCCCATTGTTGAGATTCTGCGATACACCCTTGCCATCACCATTGTCGGTGTCCCCGTCGGTCTTCCCGCTGTCgttaccaccaccatggctGTCGGTGCCGCCTACctcgccaagaaggaggccattgtccagaagctgtctGCTATTGAGTCTCTTGCCGGTGTCGAGATCCTGTGTTCCGATAAGACCGGTACCCtcaccaagaacaagctGTCTCTTGCCGAGCCCTTCACTGTCGAGGGTGTTGATGCCGATGACCTGATGCTTACTGCTTGTCTCGCTGCCACCCGAAAGGCCAAGGGTCTTGATGCTATTGACAAGGCCTTCCTGAAGTCCCTGAAGATGTACCCCCGAGCCAAGTCTACTCTTACCAAGTACAAGGTTGTTGAGTTCCACCCCTTCGACCCCGTTTCCAAGAaggttgttgctgttgtcgAGTCCCCCGCCGGTGAGCGAATCATCTGTGTTAAGGGTGCCCCTCTTTTCGTTCTCAAGactgtcgaggaggaccACCCCATCCCCGAGCAGATCCTCAACGACTACAAGGCTAAGGTTGCTGACTTTGCTTCTCGAGGTTACCGATCCCTTGGTGTTGCCCGAAAGCGAGGCGAGGGACACTGGGAGATTCTCGGTATTATGCCCTGTATGGACCCCCCCCGACACGATACCTTCAAGACCGTCCAGGaggccaagcagcttgGTCTGTCCATCAAGATGCTTACTGGTGATGCCGTCGGTATTGCTAAGGAGACTTCCCGACAGCTTGGTCTCGGTACCAACATCTACGACGCCGACCGACTTGGTctcggtggaggaggtgacaTGCCCGGTTCTGAGGTTTACGATTTCGTTGAGGCTGCTGATGGTTTCGCTGAGGTTTTTCCcgagcacaagtacaatgtCGTTGAGATTCTGCAGCAGCGAGGCTACCTTGTTGCCATGACCGGTGATGGTGTTAACGATGCTCCTTCCCTTAAGAAGGCCGATACTGGTATCGCCGTCGAAGGTGCTTCCGACTCTGCCCGATCCGCCGCTGATATTGTTTTCCTTGCCCCTGGTCTCTCCGCCATTATCGATGCCCTGAAGACTTCCCGACAGATTTTCCACCGAATGTACTCTTACGTCGTCTACCGAATTGCTCTGTCCCTCCATCTTGAGATTTTCCTTGGTCTGTGGATTGCTATCCTCAACGAGTCTCTTGACATTGACCTCATTGTCTTCATTGCCATTTTCGCTGATGTTGCCACCCTTGCCATTGCCTACGATAACGCTCCCTACTCTCCCAAGCCCGTCAAGTGGAACCTGCCCAAGCTTTGGGGAATGTCCATTGTCCTTGGTGTTGTGCTTGCTGTCGGAACCTGGATCAccctcaccaccacctttgTCAACAACGGTGGTATCATCCAGAACTTCGGTGTTCGAGACCCCATTCTCTTCCTTCAGATTTCCCTTACTGAGAACTGGCTGATTTTCATCACCCGAGCTAACGGTCCTTTCTGGTCCTCTATCCCCTCTTGGGAGCTTGCTGGTGCCGTCTTCATCGTCGATATGGTCGCCACTGTCTTCTGTCTGTGGGGTTGGTTCATTGGTGGTCAGACCTCCATTGTTACTGTCGTCCGTGTCTGGGTCTTCTCCTTCGGTATCTTCTGCATCTGTGGTGGTCTCTACTACGTCATGCAGGGCTCCGTTGGCTTTGACCGACTCATGAACGGTCAGCccatgaaggagaagcctAAGCAGCGATCTCTTGAGGACTTTGTTGTTGCTATGCAGCGAGTCTCCACCCAGCACGAGAAGGCCGCATAA
- a CDS encoding uncharacterized protein (Compare to YALI0B22088g, some similarities with uniprot|P22470 Saccharomyces cerevisiae YDR143c SAN1 mating-type regulation protein) produces the protein MSENNGPPDPARDAVAQLLRSALRRNLDVQHNREVVQEYMDRLLNGDGTNTDAAPGDTNAATETTEAPASTEAASATPAETSSTAPGTQTPPQPPHRHMPRDRPIMLVTYSLGTTQAPPPGTADNTIWNLATEASRQAREARGREARGRAADGGTAQAYRSRSQSQRRAGDRTRERSPMRTRVSDGGAEAARETAAATTDSTAEPDEAGHVHLNQAAGGWLSNPLIQRLLQRRAAGEDDAGTDAPPDTAGDAPNITFSPGGIDHRPDGTTTATFTIPTHMFAGGVLGGGRHKPKASRRVIRNLETLELSEVVEQNCPICYDAFEEKPLGWDAIIAKLAEQERKQEEDRQQESRGLASEANTSSASVSSDPSFDFNQVNPATSVHGPVLIELASPSERAIQAEADEIIRARNDPGVEENLRQALDEATNQIRYIVDTPEDAAAFREANPQQLCPIIRVDPEAGPRQPFVIPRIPEGLREAHEEVALHRVQQRVMERTVERQFERQTTGGTTERTPPATAGTSSTGSTSETGAETGANAESNTETETESEANFPESHVATKMPCGHIFGHLCICEWLRSNNSCPLCRVTVESESEYLQATGQPDESRSGGFFEVLFNVLPRVFQEIEADRRRHNNSNNPQGPQTAQGEINASDMFRGVPAAARATGTAGVGTIDARPPVVGPQGNVPHFLSRGVEGWPQLFHAHRVETGTGPTQNLPPVVDVIREFQTNARRAATEGVGGETGAAGRTGASGTGEGAGAEPHTHNHTHTHAHVHQPVPGIYVYHRPSDFFRLHGDAGEGPRQEANRVSSSGTGNVGAAGSASSPVGQETLQAIGTDGGDSGGSRDSNAGSSTDSGSASASGSGSGSSSSGTGEGLRSRLMEPIMRRIFRSREPERHHPYRRTSGGNGGSESGSNLGSGSGSGSGCRVGLWILEVGKLDEMWEYGMIRLAQEHRKRKR, from the coding sequence ATGAGCGAAAACAACGGGCCTCCTGATCCGGCCCGGGACGCGGTGGCGCAACTATTGCGGAGCGCTCTGCGTCGAAATCTGGACGTCCAGCACAACAGAGAGGTGGTTCAGGAGTACATGGACCGGCTTCTGAATGGAGATGGTACGAACACAGACGCAGCGCCAGGAGACACAAATGCAGCGACGGAGACAACAGAAGCACCAGCATCGACAGAGGCGGCAAGCGCGACGCCAGCAGAGACTTCTTCGACTGCTCCGGgcacacaaacacccccTCAACCGCCTCATCGACACATGCCTCGTGATCGGCCTATCATGTTGGTTACATATTCACTAGGTACAACTCAGGCGCCGCCACCCGGCACGGCTGACAACACCATCTGGAACCTGGCGACGGAGGCATCGCGACAGGCCCGGGAAGCCCGTGGACGTGAAGCTAGAGGCCGTGCTGCTGACGGAGGAACCGCACAAGCATACCGATCTCGGTCCCAATCGCAACGAAGAGCCGGAGATCGCACCCGGGAACGATCCCCCATGCGTACACGGGTCAGTGATGGTGGAGCCGAGGCTGCCAGAGAaacggcagcagcaaccacTGACTCCACCGCTGAGCCAGACGAggctggtcacgtgcatCTCAACCAAGCCGCCGGAGGCTGGTTGAGCAACCCATTGATCCAGCGGCTGCTGCAACGGCGGGCTGCTGGAGAGGATGATGCTGGAACAGATGCGCCTCCAGACACAGCTGGTGATGCCCCCAACATCACATTCAGTCCCGGAGGAATCGACCACCGCCCTGATGGCACTACTACGGCTACATTCACTATCCCTACACACATGTTTGCCGGTGGTGTTCTAGGAGGAGGGCGACACAAGCCCAAGGCATCACGACGGGTGATTCGCAACCTCGAAACGCTGGAGCTGAgcgaggtggtggagcaGAACTGTCCGATCTGCTACGATGCATTCGAGGAGAAGCCGCTGGGCTGGGACGCTATTATCGCCAAGTTGGCCGAGCAGGAGAGaaagcaggaggaggaccgACAGCAAGAGAGTCGAGGGCTGGCGTCGGAGGCCAACACATCCAGTGCATCTGTGTCTTCGGATCCGTCGTTCGATTTCAACCAAGTTAATCCTGCGACTTCAGTACACGGTCCAGTGCTCATTGAACTAGCTTCTCCCAGTGAAAGAGCCATTCAGGCCGAGGCTGACGAGATTATACGGGCTAGAAACGATCCTGGAGTCGAGGAAAACTTGCGCCAGGCTCTGGACGAGGCTACCAATCAGATTCGGTACATTGTCGACACCCCTGAAGATGCTGCTGCCTTCAGAGAAGCCAACCCTCAACAGCTGTGTCCTATCATACGTGTGGACCCGGAGGCAGGTCCACGTCAGCCGTTTGTGATTCCCCGGATCCCCGAGGGTCTACGGGAGGCACATGAGGAGGTTGCTTTGCATCGGGTACAACAGCGGGTGATGGAACGGACTGTTGAACGGCAGTTTGAGCGTCAAACTACGGGTGGAACGACAGAGCGGACGCCGCCAGCTACTGCTGGTACCTCTTCTACGGGATCCACGTCTGAGACAGGGGCTGAGACAGGGGCAAACGCAGAGTCAAacacagagacagagactgAGTCGGAGGCTAACTTCCCtgagagtcacgtggcaACCAAGATGCCCTGTGGTCACATTTTCGGCCATCTATGTATCTGTGAGTGGTTGCGGTCAAACAACTCGTGCCCTCTGTGCCGAGTGACCGTtgagtccgagtccgaaTACCTGCAGGCTACCGGTCAGCCCGACGAGTCTCGGTCTGGCGGCTTCTTCGAGGTCCTCTTCAACGTACTACCTCGTGTTTtccaggagattgaggcAGACCGACGCCGTCACAACAATAGCAACAATCCCCAGGGCCCCCAGACCGCGCAGGGCGAGATCAACGCCAGCGATATGTTCCGTGGAGTTCCTGCAGCAGCTAGAGCTACTGGGACAGCTGGTGTAGGTACCATTGACGCCCGACCTCCAGTTGTCGGGCCTCAAGGGAACGTGCCTCACTTTCTGAGCCGTGGAGTTGAAGGCTGGCCGCAGTTGTTCCACGCTCACCGTGTAGAGACTGGCACTGGGCCCACACAGAATCTGCCTCCCGTTGTAGATGTGATTCGGGAGTTTCAAACTAACGCCCGAAGAGCGGCTACAGAAGGAGTTGGGGGTGAGACTGGAGCTGCAGGGAGAACTGGGGCCTCTGGCACGGGAGAAGGTGCTGGCGCTGAACCCCACACTCACAaccacacccacacacaTGCTCACGTGCACCAGCCAGTTCCTGGCATCTACGTCTATCATCGTCCGTCTGACTTTTTTCGGCTACATGGAGATGCAGGTGAGGGTCCACGGCAAGAGGCTAACAGAGTTTCAAGCTCTGGGACTGGGAATGTTGGAGCTGCAGGCTCTGCTTCTTCGCCTGTGGGGCAGGAGACGTTGCAGGCAATCGGGACCGACGGTGGGGACTCCGGCGGCAGTCGCGACAGCAACGCGGGCAGTAGCACCGACAGCGGGTCTGCGAGTGCctccggctctggctctggctcttcgTCTAGCGGTACTGGAGAAGGACTGCGTAGCCGACTGATGGAGCCTATCATGAGGCGCATTTTTCGGTCGCGTGAGCCTGAACGTCATCATCCCTACCGCCGCACCAGCGGGGGAAATGGGGGTTCTGAGTCTGGGTCCAATTTGGGGTCGGGGTCGGGGTCGGGGTCGGGGTGTCGGGTCGggctctggatcttggAAGTCGGAAAATTAGACGAGATGTGGGAGTATGGTATGATACGGCTTGCGCAGGAGCACAGAAAACGAAAAAGATGA